In the Mycolicibacterium thermoresistibile genome, one interval contains:
- a CDS encoding cysteine hydrolase, translating into MTPPLAELIRPAHTAIVTQELQGAVVGPDAGLAALAHEARREALPNIARLLPAARAAGVRVVHCLVQRRPDGLGSNHNARLFAVGRGSVDITPGSAGATLLPEFGPAPSDVVLYRWHGVGPMGGTDLDAILRNLGVSTIVAVGVSLNVAIPNLVMDAVNAAYRVVLPRDAVAGVPADYGNAIIDNTLALLATVSTTDDLLDTWKQEAG; encoded by the coding sequence GTGACCCCACCGCTCGCCGAGCTGATCAGGCCCGCGCACACCGCGATCGTCACCCAGGAGTTGCAGGGTGCGGTGGTCGGGCCGGACGCCGGGCTGGCCGCACTGGCCCACGAGGCCCGCCGCGAGGCCCTGCCCAACATCGCCCGGCTGCTACCCGCCGCCCGGGCGGCCGGCGTGCGCGTGGTGCACTGCCTGGTTCAGCGTCGCCCGGACGGGCTGGGCTCCAACCACAATGCACGGCTGTTCGCCGTCGGCCGCGGGTCGGTCGACATCACCCCCGGCAGCGCCGGCGCGACGCTGCTGCCCGAATTCGGCCCGGCGCCCTCGGATGTGGTGCTCTACCGCTGGCACGGCGTGGGCCCCATGGGCGGAACCGATCTGGACGCGATCCTGCGCAACCTCGGGGTGTCCACCATCGTCGCGGTGGGAGTCTCGCTGAACGTCGCCATCCCGAATCTGGTGATGGACGCCGTCAACGCCGCGTACCGTGTGGTCCTGCCGCGCGACGCGGTGGCCGGGGTGCCGGCGGACTACGGCAACGCGATCATCGACAACACCCTGGCACTGCTGGCCACGGTCAGCACCACCGACGACCTACTGGACACGTGGAAGCAGGAGGCTGGATGA